In one archaeon BMS3Bbin15 genomic region, the following are encoded:
- the cobB_1 gene encoding cobyrinic acid A,C-diamide synthase — translation MDIPRILISGTSSRAGKTVISIGIMRALRNRGYKVQPFKIGPDFIDPSYHHFATGRTGRNIDGFMMSPEDMVEVLVRGSRGADISVIEGTMGLYDSHNALDPEGSTADAARILKTPVVLVANIERISRTAAAFVLGYKLFDKNLNLAGAILNRAGNPRHAYKAKTAIEQLAGMKVLGVVYRNSSLTIPERHLGLVPAYEREKLEELFDSLADIMEKSIDIEKLIDIAQNAREIEEYRENPLFIQKKKLNLRVGVARDSAFNFYYQDNIDALSSAGAEIVNFDTINDRRLPELDALYIGGGFPEVQASHLERNSSMKEEIYEFCSSGKPCYAECGGLMYLGESINTKEGDEYEMTGVLPLKTEMKKKFQALGYVRSRVEESNPIADRGDILLGHEFHHSKVVPTGKLKFAYKVLRGKGVGDSKDGIILRNTLASYLHLHILSYPKMAENFLSTAESVKHEG, via the coding sequence ATGGATATACCCAGAATTTTAATCTCAGGCACATCCAGCAGAGCTGGAAAGACAGTAATTTCTATTGGAATAATGCGTGCGTTGAGAAACAGAGGTTATAAAGTTCAACCTTTCAAGATTGGGCCTGATTTTATAGACCCGAGTTATCATCATTTTGCAACAGGGAGAACAGGAAGAAATATTGACGGTTTTATGATGAGCCCCGAGGATATGGTGGAGGTTCTTGTCAGGGGCTCCAGAGGAGCAGATATTTCAGTTATTGAGGGCACTATGGGACTATATGACAGCCACAATGCTCTTGACCCTGAAGGCAGTACAGCAGATGCAGCCAGAATTTTGAAGACTCCGGTTGTACTGGTTGCAAATATTGAGAGGATTTCGAGAACTGCAGCAGCCTTTGTTCTGGGTTATAAGCTGTTTGATAAGAATTTAAATCTCGCAGGAGCAATTTTAAACAGGGCAGGAAATCCAAGGCATGCCTATAAAGCTAAAACCGCTATTGAACAACTGGCAGGGATGAAGGTGCTCGGAGTCGTATACAGAAATAGCAGTCTAACAATACCTGAAAGGCACCTGGGTCTGGTTCCTGCCTATGAGAGAGAGAAGCTTGAGGAGCTTTTTGATTCTCTGGCTGATATTATGGAGAAGAGCATAGATATTGAAAAGCTGATAGACATAGCCCAGAATGCCAGAGAAATTGAGGAATATAGAGAAAATCCGCTATTCATTCAGAAGAAAAAATTGAATCTCAGAGTAGGAGTAGCCAGAGATAGTGCCTTCAATTTCTACTATCAGGATAATATAGATGCCCTTTCTTCTGCCGGTGCAGAGATAGTAAATTTTGATACAATTAATGACAGAAGGTTACCAGAATTGGATGCCCTCTATATAGGGGGAGGTTTCCCTGAAGTTCAGGCTTCTCATCTTGAAAGAAATTCTTCAATGAAAGAAGAAATCTATGAATTCTGCAGTTCCGGCAAACCCTGCTATGCTGAATGCGGCGGACTCATGTACCTTGGTGAGAGCATAAACACAAAAGAAGGCGATGAGTATGAAATGACTGGTGTACTGCCATTGAAAACTGAGATGAAGAAGAAATTTCAGGCTCTGGGCTATGTTAGAAGCAGAGTCGAGGAGAGTAATCCCATAGCTGATAGAGGAGATATTCTTCTGGGACATGAATTTCATCACTCAAAAGTTGTGCCTACAGGAAAACTGAAGTTTGCATATAAGGTGCTCAGAGGTAAGGGTGTTGGTGACAGTAAAGACGGTATTATACTCAGAAATACCCTTGCCAGCTATCTCCATCTGCATATTCTTTCCTATCCAAAGATGGCTGAGAATTTTCTATCAACTGCCGAAAGTGTGAAGCATGAAGGGTAG